The sequence CCCTCTGTCACCGATTGTGAGATAATCTCTATTAGCTTGATTTGTCGTCGCTGATTGAGTTGCATTTCGCTGTTGGGAAACCTGACGCAACGCATTCAAAGCTTGGAGGTCAGCTATACCATCTGCACTGAGTCGATAATCTCGCTGGAATCTACTCAAAGCTTCTGTGGTCATTGAGCCTACATAGCCTGTAGGATTAGTATTTAAATAACCCAAATCCTGCAAATATTGTTGTAGCTCCCTTGCTTGCTCAGTTGATAAGCTAGACGTGACTGCAACTTGGTTTTGACTATTTCCCAATAATGCATTCCAAGTTTGTTGATTAGCCACCCCATTTGCAGGTATCCCAGAGTTGCGTTGAAACGCCATTACAGCATCTCTCGTGACACCGCCAAAATTGCCTGTAGGAGTGGTGGTAAAATAGCCTAACTGCTGCAGACGTTGTTGTAACCTTGTCACAGCCTCTCCCGTACTCCCGACAAACAACACCGGATATTCGCCATTGGCACTAACTGTGCTGAAGTTGGCTTGTCTAGTTGAAGCAGAAATCGTGGTATGATTGCGAACCTGGGCAGATTGCCTGGATCTAGCTAAAGCCTGCTGAGTCTTAGAACCAAAATAGCCTGTAATGGGGCCTTCAAAGTAACCTAATCGCTGTAGGCGCTGTTGTAACCTAGATACCGCTGGGCCTCTGCTACCTAGTTGCAAATTACTGCTACTGTTTCTATTCCCTCTACCTTGACATGACTGTTGCAGTCTGCTTTGAGTATTACCACCGACAACGCCGTCAGCAGGTAATCTATTCGCCTGCTGAAAGTTGATGACAGCTTGCTGTGTTAAGGAAGCAAATTTGCCTGTCACGGGGCCACGAAAGAAACCTAACTTACTCAAACATCTCTGAATATTTGTCACTCCAGAATTATTACTACCTACTTTCTGGAGTGCGAAAGCTTGTTGAGCTACACTCAAAACGCCAATAGTCAACGCCACAGACAAAAAACCCATCGTTGCGGCGCTGGAGAGTTTTCGCCAACGCCAAAATTTGAGATTAACTCGAATAGGAACAACCTCAAGGTTTTCAGATGCCTCGTATACTGAGGCGAGATGAAGATAACCGATGGCTTCCATAGTTTTTTTAGTCTGCGGGTGCTAAAAGTTTTCTCGTGGTCAATGATCTACCAAGCTAGTTCTTGATTGACATCGGCAGAATTACTGCTTTTTCGAGTACTAGAAAACTTTGTCCCCAGTATACTATGGACAACGGTAACTAGAAACATTTATCTAGTGGCAATTTCCGGAAAATAACTGACTATTGTGGTTGATTAGGTGCGCTTTCTTCTGCTTGCTCCTCAAAGCGTTGAGTATTACCTGCTTTCACCCAACCTTCTTGTTTGCTGTCTTCAACACGGACTTTTTGCCAAACTTTATCCTGGCTTTCTTCCAAGATAATAACTTTTTGATTAAAAGCAACGCCACCAACACGGGCCGCATCTTGTTGTGGTTCCGCTCGCAAACCTAAACCTTGAGGCCAAGTTACTATCCCGCGATAAGCTCCTGGTGGTAATTTTTCGGTTTTAGGTGATGGTGTGGGAGTGGGGGTTGGTGAGGATTGCGGCTGAGGGTTTTTTTTTGCTTGTGCTTGAGTTGCTTTGGGAGCTTTGGGTTTAGTAGGGGGGTAATCGTTGCTAAACGTTGGTTTAGTGGGGGGCGTAGCAGTGCGATTCACAAAATAGAGTGCTGTGGCGAGTCCGCTCCCGATTAAAATAGCGATCGCTAAGAATACTCCCAAGATAAATTTTAGTAAGCTAGAAAACATGTTTCTAATTTGTCATCAATAATCATTTGTCATTTGTTATTTGTGATTGGTCATTGGTCATTTGTCAAGTCTAATCTCCCTAAATTTTTAATCAGTCCTGCACTTAGTACAAGTACCCTTTGCCCAATCATCACATCTGCTGTTGGATGCGATTGCTTAAAGGACTGTGTTTGGAGGCTAGACGCGCTCTCCCCGCTGCAGCCCATTCTTGTAGTTGTTGTATCTGTTCGCCTGCTGTGCGCGCCAAGGGAATGATTTGACTAGCGGCGGCTAAAATGTCATCGTTAGTAAAGTCCCGATTTTGACTAAAGCCTATATGCATAGCTTCAATTAAAGTCTGCTCAATCTCTGCACCAGAAAAATCTGGGGTTTCATAAGCTAATCGGTCAAGTTCATAACTTTTCAAGTTATGGGGGCGTAATCGGGATAAATGAACACTAAAAATTGCTTTCCTTTCTTCTTGGGTAGGTAAACCGACGAAGAAAATTTCATCAAATCGCCCCTTGCGGAGCATTTCTGGTGGTAAAGCTTGGATATCATTAGCTGTGGCGACGACAAACACAGGTGAGGTTTTTTCAGCTAACCAAGTAATAAATGTACCAAATACTCGGCTAGCGGTACCTGCATCACCCTTGCTACCCAATCCAGAAAAAGCTTTATCGATTTCATCAATCCACAACACGCAAGGTGCTAAGGCTTCCGCAACTTGAATCATTTGGCGAGTCCGAGATTCTGATTCTCCTACCAACCCACCAAATAACCGCCCAACATCTAAACGTAGTAGTGGTAAATGCCAATGATGAGCGATCGCTTTTGCTGTTAAAGATTTGCCTGTACCTTGAATACCCACTAACATTAAACCACGAGGGTGTGGTAATCCGTACTGGCGAGCTTTTTCTGTGAAGGAGCCACCCCGACGGACTAACCAATCTTTGAGGTTATCCAGCCCACCGATATCAGAAATTTGCTCAATAGCGGGGTAAAAATCGAGGATTTGGGTTTGGCGGATAGTTTGACGCTTTTCGGCTAATACTAAATCTACATCTTCTGGCTGCAATTCGCCATGAGTTGCGATCGCTCTTGCTAAAACTCGGCGAATTCTCTCCATTGACAACCCTTGACAAGAACGCACCAAATCATCTAAAACTCTCCCAGATAAAGAGTTCCCCGTTGCTTGTAACAAACGTTCCACTTCTGTCTTAATTTCTGCAGCTGCGGGTAAAGGAAACTCAACCACCGTCAACACTTCGCTTAAATCGTCAGGAATCGCCATTTTTGGCGACAGCAAAATAATATTTTTCGGCTGAGACTTCAGCAGTCGGGAGAGGTTGCGGAGTTTGCGCGAAATTGCCACATCATCTAAAAAACGATGATAATCTCTTAAAATCAAAACTGCAGCTGATGTAGCTGGTAATTTTTCAATAAATTCCAGAGCTTGTAGTGGGTTACGCCGCCCAAACCCTGCATCATTGGGATTACCTTGATAACCGTCAACAAAATCCCAAGTATATACAGCACGATTACCCTGGTTGATTGCTTCTTCTTTGATAGCTGCTTCCACCCGCTCCTCTTCAAAAGTAGGAATATAAATCAAGGGATAGCGGGCACGGATTAGCAGTTTAAATTCTTCACGAAAGTTCATAAACTTGATGAATAGGGAAGAATGGGGGAAGAGCAGGTAAGAGTGATGCTTTTAGGAGTGTAAATATACTCATGACTAGTTCGTCAACCACAAATAGCATCCACAGCGATTGACTATCCAGGAAGTTGTTTTTTCAGCACTTCTAAAGAAGCCCAACGATTATCAATCAGCTTTTCTGGGCTATCGCCCTCAGCACTTAAAATACCAGGACAATTCAGGTCACACAGTTGTCGCTGAGGAATTGCCAAACACATCTGCTCATACAGCCATTCACTAGGATAAAAATAGCCGTCAGGTGGTAAGCTCTCCACCAAATCTTCTACAGCTACTTCCCGTTCTAAAGGCAAATCTTGCGGCTGATAAGCAGTTTCATCTAACCAAATAATTTCGTTGGCATCAATCACCAAACGTTGGTTATACTGCTGTAAACAACGGTTGCAGGTACAGGTAATAATAGCTTCTGCCTGACCGACAACTTCTAAATAATTACCTTGATGCTGCACACGAAGGCGACCACGAACTGGCGTCAAAGTTTCTAAACCCGGTAGAAAATCCTTAACTTGAATTTCCTCTGTCCGCTCCGGTGTCTTGGTGAGCTGCGGAATGTAAATTGCGTCCATAGGATTTGTGAGATATCCTCACTCGAAGTTTCAGTGATCAAGGGTCAAAAGTCAAGCGTGATTCTCCCCATCACCCGATTCTTTCCTCGTTCAGCAGTTGACGCACAACCAAATGACGATGCGGCTCTTTACCACGACTGAAGGTTTCTAGATCTCCAAATTCCTTCAAAAAAGTGTGAATTTGTCGCCGTTCGGCCGAACTCAAAGATTTGATTTCCACTTCTTTTCCCGTATCGCGCGCCTCTTGCGATGCTGCGGCTGCTAGTGCTTGAATTTCTGCTTGTCTTTGAATGCGGTAGCCATTTAACTCGATAGTATACGAGGCTTGTTCTGCTGGCGGTTGATGCAAGTTCAGCACTGAATTAGCTAAGTATTGAATTGCATCTAGCACTGAACCGTCACTACCAATCAACAGCCGAATTTGTTCTGGAGTTAAATTGGTTTCATCAATGGTCAACCAATAATTATCCGGTTCTGGGAATTCACCGTCTTGGGGCGGGGCTGGTTCTAAATTGCCCCTAACTTCAGTGTTTACCCCAGTAAGTTGCAGCAGTGTTTTTAACCACTGCTGCCCTCTGTGCATGGGATTATCGCTCATGTTTAACTTGCAGCCTTTTTCTTAGAACTTTTTGGTTCAAATGGCAAGGATTTTTGTTCTACTGCTACTTCTTTTTCTTGAGTATCTACAATTTTTTGTAGTTCCTCTGGTAAAGGTTCGCGGGAAAGCAGATAGGTTTGTGCGGTTTGGAAGATATTACCAATTACCATATACATCAATACCCCAGCCGGCAAAGGGAAGAACAAAAACATCCCAGAAAAGATCACTGGTGTAATTTTATTGACTGTATCCTGTTGGGGATTGCCACCGCTGGAATTTTGCCCAGACAGCATTTGGCTGACATAAAGGCTGATGCCAAACGAAATGATCATTGCCACGATATCCCAATGGACTGTACCATCAGGATCGATCGCACCGACTCTTCCCAAGGCGTCAATAAATAAAAATCCCTTGTCTGCAGCCAGTCCAGGGATTGTACCTTGAATTGTGACATCGCCGGGCTGTAAAGCTTCTATGTTACCCTCGGCGTCAATTTTAATTCTGTCTTCCCCTTTGGTGATTTTCCACTGAGGAATCAGGTTATTTTCTGGATGCTCTGCTATTAGTACCTGAAATGGCTTACCTTCTGTGGTCTGATATTGAATCTTGGTTTTTTCTCCCACAGCCAACTTATCACCACCAGGGAGGATAGCAGTAATCTTGCTGTGTTCTCCATCAGCTATGTAAATATTCTGGGGAGAAGTAGCAAAAGCTTGAGGTTGAATGCGCTCGATTTGTTCAGCCGGGAGCACTTGCAGATTAACAGAATAGTTAACGCCTGCAAAAGGTGAACCCCGCAGAGTTGCAAATAATGCTAATAATACCGGCATTTGTAACAAGAGCGGCAAACAACCAGCTAATGGGTTACCAAATTCTTTTTGGACATTAACCATTTCCTCTTGTTGCTTTTGCGGATCATCTTTATAACGATCTTTAATTTCTGCCATCCGCTTCTGCATCAGAGGTTGCACAATTCGCATTTTCCGCATGTTGCGAATTGAGCCAGCACTCAGGGGATAGAGCGCAAAGCGGACTATCAATGTCAAAGCAACGATCGCCAATCCATAGCTGGGCACAATACCATAGAAAAAGTCTATGATCGGCAGCATGATGTTGTTTGAAAGAAACCCAATACCAAAATCCATTATTGTGAGTTCAACCTGAGGTACTTTAATTAAACTGAATCTAATTTATCTAAACTGTGATCAGCCTGTGACTATCCTATGCTACGGATAGCCGCACTTTTTCCATTTGGGCATCAAGGACGAACTTGGGGAAAATGAGGGAGAGTGATATTGCTTCCCCGTCTCCCCAAAACTCACCCCTACGCCTACTCCCTCATTTACTCGCAGTGGCGCTGTATTCAGGGTTCTTCGCTGCAACTTTTTCACTGATGTAGTCATAAGCTTGACGGAAGTTGGGGACAGCCCGCATTTCTAAACGACTACCATTTTTCATGGTGACAACCATGTCGCCCCATAAGCCTAAACCACGAGGGACTTTGACTATTTTCACCACTTCAGAATAGATGATATCAGTGCGATCGCGTCCCATCCAACCTCCCATCACAGAAATGCGGCGGTCGGTAATGCGGAAGCGTAACCACAAAGCCCTAACAATTGCTCCTACTGTTAAAGGTA is a genomic window of Fortiea contorta PCC 7126 containing:
- a CDS encoding PH domain-containing protein, encoding MGIREEIYYEGGPHIGDLILNLLIGLTVVGIPLTVGAIVRALWLRFRITDRRISVMGGWMGRDRTDIIYSEVVKIVKVPRGLGLWGDMVVTMKNGSRLEMRAVPNFRQAYDYISEKVAAKNPEYSATASK
- the yidC gene encoding membrane protein insertase YidC, whose translation is MDFGIGFLSNNIMLPIIDFFYGIVPSYGLAIVALTLIVRFALYPLSAGSIRNMRKMRIVQPLMQKRMAEIKDRYKDDPQKQQEEMVNVQKEFGNPLAGCLPLLLQMPVLLALFATLRGSPFAGVNYSVNLQVLPAEQIERIQPQAFATSPQNIYIADGEHSKITAILPGGDKLAVGEKTKIQYQTTEGKPFQVLIAEHPENNLIPQWKITKGEDRIKIDAEGNIEALQPGDVTIQGTIPGLAADKGFLFIDALGRVGAIDPDGTVHWDIVAMIISFGISLYVSQMLSGQNSSGGNPQQDTVNKITPVIFSGMFLFFPLPAGVLMYMVIGNIFQTAQTYLLSREPLPEELQKIVDTQEKEVAVEQKSLPFEPKSSKKKAAS
- a CDS encoding peptidoglycan-binding protein, producing MEAIGYLHLASVYEASENLEVVPIRVNLKFWRWRKLSSAATMGFLSVALTIGVLSVAQQAFALQKVGSNNSGVTNIQRCLSKLGFFRGPVTGKFASLTQQAVINFQQANRLPADGVVGGNTQSRLQQSCQGRGNRNSSSNLQLGSRGPAVSRLQQRLQRLGYFEGPITGYFGSKTQQALARSRQSAQVRNHTTISASTRQANFSTVSANGEYPVLFVGSTGEAVTRLQQRLQQLGYFTTTPTGNFGGVTRDAVMAFQRNSGIPANGVANQQTWNALLGNSQNQVAVTSSLSTEQARELQQYLQDLGYLNTNPTGYVGSMTTEALSRFQRDYRLSADGIADLQALNALRQVSQQRNATQSATTNQANRDYLTIGDRGENVKAVQERLLQIGFFNANPDGNFGENTRAYVYAFQQYARLNPTGIVDKQTWQALGLNTSPISNSSNNNRYVVIIPVRNADTLNKVRQYIPNSVVEKSGLGDYINAGAFGERAAAESHSRKLRSYGFDARVEYF
- a CDS encoding AAA family ATPase; its protein translation is MNFREEFKLLIRARYPLIYIPTFEEERVEAAIKEEAINQGNRAVYTWDFVDGYQGNPNDAGFGRRNPLQALEFIEKLPATSAAVLILRDYHRFLDDVAISRKLRNLSRLLKSQPKNIILLSPKMAIPDDLSEVLTVVEFPLPAAAEIKTEVERLLQATGNSLSGRVLDDLVRSCQGLSMERIRRVLARAIATHGELQPEDVDLVLAEKRQTIRQTQILDFYPAIEQISDIGGLDNLKDWLVRRGGSFTEKARQYGLPHPRGLMLVGIQGTGKSLTAKAIAHHWHLPLLRLDVGRLFGGLVGESESRTRQMIQVAEALAPCVLWIDEIDKAFSGLGSKGDAGTASRVFGTFITWLAEKTSPVFVVATANDIQALPPEMLRKGRFDEIFFVGLPTQEERKAIFSVHLSRLRPHNLKSYELDRLAYETPDFSGAEIEQTLIEAMHIGFSQNRDFTNDDILAAASQIIPLARTAGEQIQQLQEWAAAGRARLASKHSPLSNRIQQQM
- a CDS encoding YceD family protein translates to MDAIYIPQLTKTPERTEEIQVKDFLPGLETLTPVRGRLRVQHQGNYLEVVGQAEAIITCTCNRCLQQYNQRLVIDANEIIWLDETAYQPQDLPLEREVAVEDLVESLPPDGYFYPSEWLYEQMCLAIPQRQLCDLNCPGILSAEGDSPEKLIDNRWASLEVLKKQLPG
- a CDS encoding SH3 domain-containing protein, which gives rise to MFSSLLKFILGVFLAIAILIGSGLATALYFVNRTATPPTKPTFSNDYPPTKPKAPKATQAQAKKNPQPQSSPTPTPTPSPKTEKLPPGAYRGIVTWPQGLGLRAEPQQDAARVGGVAFNQKVIILEESQDKVWQKVRVEDSKQEGWVKAGNTQRFEEQAEESAPNQPQ
- a CDS encoding protein jag: MSDNPMHRGQQWLKTLLQLTGVNTEVRGNLEPAPPQDGEFPEPDNYWLTIDETNLTPEQIRLLIGSDGSVLDAIQYLANSVLNLHQPPAEQASYTIELNGYRIQRQAEIQALAAAASQEARDTGKEVEIKSLSSAERRQIHTFLKEFGDLETFSRGKEPHRHLVVRQLLNEERIG